In Tenrec ecaudatus isolate mTenEca1 chromosome 4, mTenEca1.hap1, whole genome shotgun sequence, a single window of DNA contains:
- the LOC142445702 gene encoding olfactory receptor 5T9-like, with protein MKNFTEIAMFILTGFTNNFELQVILFFVFLAIYLFTLIGNLGLVVLVIGDSQLHNPMYYFLSILSFLDACFSSIITPNMLVDFMSDSKAISFLGCATQMFLAVTCGTTECFLLAAMAYDRYVAIYNPLLYAVHMSPRVYVPLITASFVGGVLHGTLHTVATFSLSFCASNEIRHVFCDIPPVLAISCSDTHVNQLLLFYFVGSIEIVTILIVLVSYGFILLAILRIRSAEGRRKVFSTCGSHLTGVSIYHGTILFMYVRPSSSYALEHDMIVSIFYTVFITMLNPIIYSLRNKDVKEAMKKVFSKNWFLNKVYFQD; from the coding sequence ATGAAAAATTTCACAGAAATCGCCATGTTTATATTGACGGGCTTCACAAACAATTTTGAACTGCAGGTAATCTTATTTTTTGTATTTCTAGCAATATATCTTTTTACTCTAATTGGGAATTTAGGATTGGTTGTATTGGTCATTGGGGACTCCCAGCTCCACAATCCCATGTACTATTTCCTGAGTATATTATCTTTCTTGGATGCCTGCTTTTCCTCCATAATTACCCCAAACATGTTAGTAGATTTTATGTCAGACAGTAAAGCCATTTCCTTCCTTGGATGTGCAACACAGATGTTTCTCGCTGTCACTTGTGGGACCACAGAGTGCTTTCTCTTGGCAGCAATGGCTTATGATCGCTACGTAGCCATCTACAACCCACTTCTGTATGCCGTTCACATGTCACCCAGAGTCTATGTGCCACTCATCACGGCTTCGTTTGTTGGTGGCGTTCTGCATGGCACTTTGCACACAGTTGCAACTTTCAGCCTCTCCTTCTGTGCATCCAATGAAATTAGACATGTCTTTTGTGATATCCCCCCAGTTCTCGCCATCTCCTGTTCTGACACGCACGTCAACCAACTTCTCCTCTTCTACTTTGTGGGTTCTATTGAGATAGTCACCATCTTGATTGTCCTGGTTTCCTATGGCTTCATTTTGTTGGCCATTCTGAGGATTCGCTCTGCTGAGGGAAGACGAAAAGTGTTTTCCACTTGTGGCTCTCACCTCACTGGAGTGTCCATTTATCATGGGACAATCCTCTTCATGTATGTGCGACCAAGTTCCAGCTACGCTTTGGAACATGACATGATAGTGTCGATATTTTATACTGTTTTCATAACCATGCTCAATCCCATCATCTATAGCTTGAGGAACAAAGATGTAAAAGAAGCAATGAAAAAAGTGTTTTCAAAAAACTGGTTTCTCAATAAAGTATATTTTCAGGACTAA